From a single Okeanomitos corallinicola TIOX110 genomic region:
- a CDS encoding ABC exporter membrane fusion protein, translated as MAVDKERQLLKTSAKKWKIILAASIAITAGLASFYSFSKLKQTSSSFVSSSQGSSPQPTPVKLSVTALGRLQPQGKITYLSAPNSINGVRVEKLLVAEGDQVKAGQTLAYLENYDRSKAAIKQAFDKLLVAKAKLAQVKAGAKPGDINAQQATITRLNSQLKGEIAAQTATINRIQAELDNAQIESNRYQKLLKDGAVSASIADTKALQLKTTQQQLTEAKATLERTKNTIQDQVKEAKARLNSIKEVRSVDILLAESEVKSAETAIQQAKADYELTYIKSPINARVLKIHAKNGEVIATSGFAELGNTTTMNVIAEVYQTDIQKVRVGQKALITSAAFPGKLQGIVKEIGWQVDKQSIFSISPNSDTDRRIIEVKISIDNPVDSQKVSRFTNLQVDVAIQM; from the coding sequence ATGGCAGTAGATAAAGAACGCCAATTATTAAAAACTTCTGCTAAAAAGTGGAAAATTATCTTAGCAGCTTCCATTGCAATAACTGCTGGTTTAGCATCTTTCTACAGTTTTTCCAAATTAAAACAAACATCTTCCTCTTTTGTTTCTTCCTCTCAAGGTTCATCTCCTCAACCCACTCCTGTAAAACTCTCGGTTACTGCTTTAGGACGTTTGCAACCACAAGGTAAAATCACTTATTTATCTGCTCCTAATTCTATTAATGGTGTACGTGTAGAAAAACTATTGGTAGCAGAGGGAGATCAAGTAAAAGCAGGACAAACATTAGCTTATTTAGAAAACTATGATCGTTCTAAAGCTGCAATCAAACAAGCTTTTGATAAATTATTAGTTGCTAAAGCTAAACTCGCACAGGTAAAAGCTGGAGCTAAACCCGGAGATATTAACGCTCAACAAGCAACAATTACCAGATTAAATTCCCAATTAAAAGGTGAAATTGCGGCTCAAACTGCAACAATCAATCGTATTCAAGCAGAATTAGATAATGCTCAAATAGAGAGCAATCGCTATCAAAAATTACTTAAAGATGGTGCTGTTTCTGCTTCCATTGCTGATACCAAAGCACTACAATTAAAAACCACACAACAACAATTAACAGAAGCAAAAGCAACTCTGGAAAGAACTAAAAACACTATCCAAGATCAAGTTAAAGAAGCAAAAGCTAGATTAAATAGCATTAAAGAAGTACGTAGTGTAGACATCCTCCTAGCAGAAAGTGAAGTCAAAAGTGCAGAAACCGCCATTCAACAAGCTAAAGCAGATTACGAATTAACATACATCAAATCCCCCATCAATGCCAGAGTGTTAAAAATTCACGCCAAAAATGGGGAAGTTATCGCTACTTCTGGCTTTGCTGAACTTGGTAATACTACCACCATGAATGTCATTGCAGAAGTCTATCAAACAGATATTCAAAAAGTTCGTGTTGGACAAAAAGCCTTGATCACCAGTGCAGCATTTCCTGGAAAATTACAGGGAATAGTTAAAGAAATAGGCTGGCAAGTTGACAAACAAAGTATCTTTAGTATCAGTCCCAATTCAGATACAGACCGCAGAATTATAGAAGTAAAAATCTCCATTGATAACCCTGTAGATAGTCAAAAAGTCTCTCGTTTCACAAACTTACAAGTAGACGTTGCTATTCAGATGTAG